TACGGAGCTTTCCCGGGAGCGCCAGGTCAGGCAGCTGGACAAGATTGTGGCGGCCTGCCGCAGGGCGGGGGAGCTGAGTAGCAAGCTGCTGGCCTTCGCCCGGCGGGGCAAGGTGGAGTCCACGCCGGTCGATGTCCATGACACCCTGGAAAACGTCGTCGCCCTGCTCAGGCGGACCCTCGACAAGGGGATCGCCATCCAGGTCCATGCGGGGGCAGGGGGAGCGGAGGTCATCGGGGACGGCTCCATGCTCATGAATGCCCTTCTCAACTTGGGGATCAACGCCGCTCATGCCATGCCCGAGGGGGGGCTGATCCGGATGGGCACCCGGAATGTCCTCCTCGGAGAGGCCTATTGTGAAGCCAGCCCCTTTGACCTGCAGCCTGGGCCTTTCCTCCTGGTGGAGGTCGAAGACACCGGGACTGGCATCGCCCCGGGTCACTTGGCCAGGATCTTCGACCCCTACTTCACCACCAAGCCCGCAGGGCAGGGGACTGGTCTCGGACTGGCCGCCGTCTACGGGACGGTGAAGCAGCACCACGGCGCCATTGAGGTTGCCAGCGAGCTGGGCAGGGGGAGCCTTTTCCGGCTCTACCTGCCCTGCGCCACGGTCCAGGGGAGAACCCAGAGGCCCGCAGAGGAGCCGGTGCGGGGAAGGGGGACCCTGCTGCTGGTTGACGATGAGGAGATCATCCGTGGGGCCGCCACGGCCATTCTTGAGGGGCTGGGCTACCGGGTGCTGGTGGCCCGTAATGGTGAGGAGGCCCTGGCTGTCCATGCCGAGGCCCGGCGTGAGATCCGCATGGTGATCCTCGACATGATCATGCCCAGGATGGCGGGCCGGGAATGCTTCCAAAGGCTGCGGGAAAGCGACCCGGACCTCCCGGTCCTCCTGGCTTCAGGCTTCTCCCAACCCGATGACCTGAGCTCCCTTCTGGCCAGCGGGGCCTGCGCCTTCTTGCGCAAACCCTACAATACCCTCGAACTCAGCCGTGCCGTCGCTGCATCCCTGCTGGCAGGCGGGAAAAGGATGGAGGTTCTCCCATGATGATCCGGCACAAGATCCAGTGGCTCTCCTTCGGGTCCCTCTCCCTGCTGGGGGTGACGATCTTGGGTGTCACCTTCCTCTTGCTCTCCTCGCACTTTGAGCGACAGGAGCAGGACCGGATCCGCCAAGCCATGATCATCACCCAGCATCAGATCGACCAGCGGCTGCGAGGCCTGGAACAGGGGGCGGCCTTCCTCGCGTCCGAGCCCGCGATACTTCAGGGGATCGAGGGGCGCGACACCCGGGCGTTGGAGAAGGAGGGGCGCTGGATCCGGGAGCAGCTCCGGATTCCGGTCCTCCTCTTCACCGATGGTCGCGGGGTCGTTCTGGCCCGAGCCCACCTGGACCGCAGCGGGGACAGCCTGGTCCAGCAGCCTGCGGTGGCGGAGGCCCTCCGGGGCCGTCCCGCCATTGGGACGGATACCGGGCAGGTGGTGCAGATGGCTTTTACGGCGGCGGTACCGGTCCTGCGCAACGGAAGGGTCGTTGGTGTGGTTCTCGCCGGTTCCGAAGGGCTGGAGTCCCATGCTTTCACCGATGAGTTGCGCAGCCTCACCGGCCTGGAATGCACCATCTTCAAGGGGCGGACCCGACTTTCCACCACCTTGCGAGGAGAGGACGGAGCCCGTTTGGGGGGAACGATGCTGGATAACCCGGCCATCCTGGGCAAGGTGGAGGCTGGCGAGCCTTATATCGGAACCAGTCAGGTGAGTGCGCGGACCTACACTGCAGCCTACTGGCCTCTGCGGGATGCCCAGGGGAAGGTGTCCGGTATGGCTTTCATCGGTCAGGACCGGAGCCACATCGCGCAGGCCTACCTCCGTATCTTTCTGGGCATTCTTTTTTCGGTCCTGATTTTCGCGGTGGTGATCTGGTTCATCCTCCGCCGCCTGCTCAAGCGGATCCTGCTGCCCATCGGTGAGGTGGCCAGCGTGCTGCGGGAGGTCGCCAGGGGCAACCTGCAGGTCAGGGTGGAGCACATGGGGCACGACGAGACGGGGGTCATGGGATGTGCACTCAATGAGACTGTGGAACACCTGAGACGTAATATCGGCGACATGGCCTCAATCTCGGAGCAGGTGGCTGCAGGTGCAGCTCAGTTGGCTTCCAGTACGGAGCAGGTGGTCGAGGCTACCGTCAATATCCACCAGGGGGCGGGGGTTCAGCAGGAGGCCCTTGGCCAATCCTCGCAGGACTTGGGACGTCTGGCGGGGGCTGTGGCTGGAATCCACAACGACAGTGGAGCCTCGGCAGAGGCGGCTGAACGGATCGCCCAGGTTTCCTCCTCCTGCCGTCAGGAGATGGATGCCTCCCTTCGCTCCATGGAGCGGATCCTGGAGAGTTCCGGGAAGGTTGGGAATATCAGTGGCCTGATCTCCGGTATCGCCCGTCAGACCAACCTCCTGTCACTCAACGCGGCCATTGAGGCGGCCAAGGCCGGTCAGTTCGGCAAGGGGTTCGCCGTCGTGGCGGACGAGATCCGCAAGCTGGCTGAGCGATCCGGCGATGCTGCCCGCGAGATCAGCGAACTGATCGAGGAGAGCGGGGCAAGGGCCCGCCAGGGGGCGGAGTCCGTCGCGGCCATGGATGGGATCCTGCGACAGATCGAGGCTCATGCTCAGGCCTGTTCTGATCTGGCCCGCAAGACCACCGGTACCCTGGAGGAGCAGGCTGCCCTGAGCCGCCACGCCGCTCAGGCCACCCTCGCCACCCGAGAAGTGGCCGAGGGCAACGCCGCGGCAGCCTTCCAGCTCAAGAGTGCCACCCAAGAAACCCGTCAGACCGTCGGAGCGCTGTCTGCGCTTTCGGAGAAGTTGGCCACCATGACGGCCGAGTTCCGCCTGGGTTGATCAGGCGATGGATCGGTTGTGGTACCGCAGCACGGCCCGGTTGGGGGCGTAGACATCCAGCCGGGTGAGGCCGAAGGGCTGCCAGGAGAGGTCCAGGGCGCGATCCAGGGGAAGGCCCAGGAAGTGGGCGAGGATGGCCCGCAGGGAGCCGCCGTGGGCCAGCACCAGGGTCGGCTGCTCGCCGCTCAGCGCTCCCTGTACGGCCAGGAGGGCCCGACTGGCGCAGCGGGCGAAAGACTCGCCTCCAGGCGGGGTGCCCTGCACCGTATTGGCGAAGAAGGAGTCGGCCCCCTTGATCTCGGACCAGGGCAGGCCCTCCCAGTCACCGAAGGCCTGCTCCCGCAGTCCCGGCAGCACTAGGCAGGGGAGCCCCAGGTCTTCCGCGTGGGTCCTGGCCCGCTGCAGGTCCGAGGTGAGGACCCGCTCGATGCCCTTGCTCAGCAGCTCGGCCTTGACCACCGGCCACTGGGCTTGGCCCTCCGGCAGCACCGGCAGGTCCAGGCTGCCGCAGGGGGCGCCGCTCTGGGAGGCCTGGGTGGGGCCGTGGCGGAGGAGGAAGAGCGGTGTCATGCCACCAGCATAGCGAGCAAGGCCGCCGCTTCGGCGATCTGGTTGCCGGCGCCCAGGGTGTCGCCGCTGTGGCCCCCCAGGCGGTGGCGCAGGTAGAGCACCCAGAAGAGGGTGGCCAGGATCGCCGCCAGCCCGGTCCGTCCCAGGTGGGGAATGCCCAGGCGCCAGGCCCCCAGGTTGGCTGCGAGCAGCAGGAGGGTGGCGAAGGCGAAGGCGCCCCACCTCAGGTCCTTGTGGACCTCCTTGGCCAGTCCCTGGCTGATGGAGGGTAGGAGCCGCAGGATGAGACAAACGGACCAGCGGCCCCAGACCATGGCCAGGGGCAGGAGCCAGAGGGCCCGGCCTCCCATGGCCACCAGACAGGCCCAGCGGAGGGTGAGGGTCGCCCAGAGGGCCATGGAACCGTAGGCACCGATGCGGCTGTCCTTCATGATCTCCAGGATGCGCTCCCGGGTCCAACCGCCCCCGAGCCCGTCGGTGGCGTCCGTCAGGCCGTCTTCATGGAATCCGCCGGTGAGGAGGAGGCCGAAGGCCACCGCCAGCACCGCCGCCACCATGGGGGGCCAGAGCCGCAGGGCGAGGCCGAAGGCGCCGGCGGTGCCGAGGCCCACCACGGCCCCCACCAGGGGGAACCAGCCCACCGCCCAGGCCAGGTCCTCCGCCTTCGTTGCAGGTCCCGGCACGGGGATGCGGGTGAGGAAGCGGAAGGCAGCGACCAGAGAACGCACCGGGATCAGCCCTCGGTCTTGAGGGTCTTGGCCAGGAGCTGGGCCCGGATGAAGTCCTCGATCTCGCCGTCCAGGACCTTCTGGGTCTGGCTGGTCTCCCAGCCGTTCCGGTGGTCCTTGACCATCTGGTAGGGCTGGAGGACGTAGGAGCGGATCTGGCTGCCCCAGGCCACGTCGGACTTTTCGCCCGAGGCGGCGGCCACCTTCTCCTCGTGTTCCCTGCGGCGGATCTCGTAGAGACGGGCCTGGAGGACCTTCATGGCGGTGGCGCGGTTCTTGATCTGGCTGCGCTCGTTCTGGCAGCTCACCACCAGGCCTGTGGGGAGGTGGGTGAAGCGAACGGCGGACTCGGTGCGGTTCACGTGCTGGCCGCCGGCGCCGGAGGCCCGGAAGACATCGATGCGCAGGTCCTTCTCGGGGATGTCCACGTTGATGGTGTCGTCGAGCTCGGGGCTCACGTAGACCGCGGCGAAGCTGGTGTGGCGCCGCTTGGCGGCGTCGAAGGGGGAGATGCGCACCAAGCGGTGGACCCCGGCCTCGGCCCGCAGGTAGCCATAGGCATAGGGGGCACTGACGATGAAGGTGGCGCCCTTGACCCCGGCCTCATCCCCGTCCTGGTAATCGATCATCTCGGTCTTCCAGCCCTTGGCCTCGCAGAAGCGCAGGTACATCCGGAGGAGCATGGAGGCCCAGTCGCAGCTTTCCGTGCCGCCGGCCCCGGGGGCGATGGCCACGATGGCGTTGTTCTGGTCCAGGTCCCCGGAGAGCATCATGCGCAGCTCGGCGGCCTCGGTGTCCTTGCGGAGGGTGGCCTCGACGCCCTCCGCCTCCCCCAGCATGTCGCTGTCGTCGCGGGAGAGCTCCAGGGCTGTCTCCAGATCGTCCAGACCCCCGCTCAGGCGCTTGGCCGTGGCGATGTCCTCGGTGAGCAGGCCCCGGGCCTTCAGGACCGGTCGGGCTGCGTCGGGGTCGTCCCAGAAGCCCGGGGCGGCGGACTTCTCCTCGATCTGCTCCAGCTCAAGGGCTTTCCGCTCGGGATCCAGGTGGGCCACCAGCTGGCGCACCCGGGGCTCCAGCTCGTTCTTGGCCCGCATCAGACTCTCGAAATCCATGGTCCCTCGGCAACAAAAAAGGACCCCGGCGCACCGGGGTGTAACTCCACTTTAACGCGGAGGGCGCCTTCCCGGAACACACCGGACAAAGGGAGCCGTTATCCTGAGTGCTCCATGGATGTTACCCGAAGCCCCCTGCCTGAAGATCTGGAACCCACCTTGCGAGGGGTGATGGGCGGACGGGGGGGCGTTCCCCTGGCCTTCTGCCGCTGGGAGCACCCCAGTCCGAAGGGGAGGGTGGTCATCTCCCACGGCTACGGGGAGCATGGCGAGCGCTACCGGCACACGGCCTGCTGGCTCCATGGGCTGGGATGGTCCGTGTCTGCGATGGACCACATGGGTTTCGGGCGGAGTGGTGGGCCCCGGGGGGATGCCACCGGCATCCGGGGCTTCGTGGAGGACTTCCAGTCTTTCCTGTACCAGGAGCGCCACCAGGATGCGCTTGGGGGGCGGGCCCCCCGCCTGCCCCAGGTCGTTCTGGGGCACAGCTTCGGGGGGCTGGTGGCCCTCCTGGCCCTGCTCTGGCACCCGGGGGCCCTGGATGGCCTGGTTCTCAGCAGCCCGGTCCTGCGCCTCCGTCCCCTCCCGCTCCGCCTCCGGATCCTTCAGTTGCTGCTGGGGCTGGTGGCCCCCCACCGGGCCCTGGATCTGCCCGGGGACAAGGGGCTGGTGTGCTCCGACCCCGTCATGGTCCAGCGATACTGGGAGGATCCCCACTGTCACCACTGGGTGACCGCCGCCTTCCCCAGGGCCCTGGCGGAGGGGGCACGTGCCCTCTCGGGCATGGGGGGGGAGCTGGACCGGCCCATCCTCCTGCTGGAAGCCGGGCTGGACACGGTGGCCGATCCCGACGCCGCTCCGGGCTTGTGGGAGGCGGTGCCGGAGGGGCTCCTGGAGCGCTACCGGCTTGCCGGGTTCCGGCATGAGATCCTCCATGACATCCGGCGGGGCACCGCCCAGGAGATCGTGGCATCCTGGCTGAGGAGGGTGCCCGGGAACCCCGCTGCCCCTTCCGCCATGTCAGTATGAGTTTCCGAGGATCCTCCATGACGCCATCCCGAGCCTGCATCGCCCCCGCCCTCGTGGCCCTCATCGCCGTGGGGGCGATCGGGTGCGGCAAGAAGACCCAGACGCTTCCGGTCAAGGGCAAGGTCGTCACAGCCACCCAGCTCCTGAGTGCGGGCGAGAACCTCCTGAAGCATCAGGAGTGGGAGGCGGGCCGCAAGACCCTGCGCTTGCTGGAGGAGAGTTACCCCTCGAGCCCCGAGTTCCCCAAGGCCAAGCTCCTCCTGGCCGACAGCTTCTTCTTCAGCGGTATGCACGCCTATCCCGAGGCCATCGTCGAGTACCAGAGCTTCCTGAGCTATTTCCCCCGCCACGAGCGCCGGGACTATGCCCAGTATCGGGTGGCCCTCTGCTACTACGCCAGCATCGAGAATGCCGAGCGGGACCAGACCTCGACCCATCAGGCCATCGACGCCTTCCAGCGTCTGGTGAAGGACTATCCGGGCTCCCCCTATGTGATGGAGGCCAAGGCCAAGATCACCCAGTGCTGGCGGCGCCTCGCCGAATCAGAGCTGATGGTGGGGATCTTCTATGTGAAGAGCAACCACTTCTCCGGTGCTGAGACCCGCCTCAAGCAGCTCCTGGAGACCTACCCCGACTATGTGGACCGGGAGCGGGCCTACTACTGGCTGGGGGAGGCCATGCGCCAGAAGAAGCTCAGCCCCCAGGCCCTGGAGCAGTTCCAGAAGTCTTATCTGGACAGCCACCATAAGGAGGATTTCAGCCAGCTCAGCAAGGCGGAGCACGCAGAATTCGCCAAGGCTCTCAGGGCATACGATGATCGCGAGCTCGAGAGCTACAGGGCCGAGGCCCGGGACTACTACCAGAAGCTGGTGGAGAGCTACCCCTCCAGTTCCTGGGCCGCCCGGGCGAAGGACAGGCTCTTCGAGATGGGCCAGAGCCACCTCCGGGAGGAGCTGGACAGTTGAGCGCTAGCTCCTGATCCGGTCCGAGACCTCTTCGGGGGCACCCAGCTTGGACAGGCTCCGCTGCAGGCGCTCCCGGTAGCGTTCACGGAGGTCCCCTGCGGAGCTCCAGGCCGCCTTGTCCCAGTCCAGGAGCAGGATCCCCTGGGGCCCCACCATGACATTGGTGGCATTCAGGTCCGGGGACCAGAGCCCCCAGGCGATGAGGGCGCCGATGGCCCTAGGCAGCTCGGCGGGCACCTCGGGGGCCGCCCAGCAGTGTGGCCAGGGGCTGCCTTGGGCGAAGCGGGAGATGAAGACCCCCTCCACCCCCCAGCCTCTGCGCCGGTGGGCGATGCCCAGGGGCTCGATGGTGGGGAAACCCGCCTCCCAGAGGGCGCGGTGGACTTGCAGTTCCTGGCGGAAGCGCTCCGGTGAGGGGTAGGTGGAACGGTTGATCAGGCGGACCAGCCCGCCCCGGCGATAGGGACGGCAGATTAGGTCCCCGGCGCTCAGGATCCCGCCCCGCCCGAAGGCGCCGCCCAGGCTCTGGGCCTCTTCCGGGAAACTCAGGCCGCGGGAGGCCTCCAGGGTCCAGCCCCTTCCGAGGCCCGGCAGAGACAGGGGGCCTGCCACCTCCAGCCCCGGAAGGGCAGGGCGGGGGCGGTAAGGCCAGTCGGCAGGAAGCGGGGGAGGAGACTGCATGATGCCTCCAGCTTGGGGCAGGGCTCAGGGCTTGCCAAGATGGAGGATCCTGCCGATAGGAGGGTGGGGTCACCCCGGAAGGAAGGCGAGGCATGTCCATCCGTCTCCCCACCACTGCCGTCCTCATGTGCCATGCTCCCATCGTGATTCCCGCCATCGGCGGAGCCAGGGGAAGGGATTGCGCGCTCACCACCGCGGCCATGGCGGTCGCGGCCCGGTCCGTGGTGGCCTCGGGGGTGAGCCGGGTGGTCCTCCTGAGCCCGCATCTGCCCCGCCGGGCCGAGGCCTTCTCCTGGAAGAGCGGTACCCGCTGGGTGGGCAGCTTCGCGGCCTTCGGTCGGCCGGATCTGAAGATGGCCTTCGAGGCGGACCTTGAGGCCGCAGAGGCCCTGGCTCACGTGGCGGCGAGGGACCGGGTGCCTCTGGATCCCTCCGGGGACGGTCCCATGGACCATGGCGCCCTGGTGCCCCTCTGGTTCCTGGGAGAGGCCGGCTACACCGGCAGGGTGCTGATCCTGGGTTTCCCGTGGGAGCTCGGCCAGGGGCTCGCGGAGTGCTTCGCCATGGCGCTGGGGGAGGCCATGGATGAGCTGGAGGGTCCCTGGGGTCTGGTGGCCTCGGGCGACATGAGCCATCGCCTCAAGGCGGGGGCCCCCTCCGGCTACCACCCCCGCGCCCAGGACTTCGACCGTGCTGTGGTGGCCTGCGTGGAGGCAGGGACTCCGGGCGGAGTGTCGGGGATCCCCGCCGGGCTCCGGGCCCTCGCGGCGGAGGATGTGGTGGAGAGCCTGCAGACAGCCGCTCCGCTCCTGGGGGGGCACCGCGGCGGAAGCCGGGTCCTCTCCTACGAGGGGCCCTTCGGGGTCGGGTACTTGGTCGCCATCCTTCGGGAGGAGCATCCTTGAGCCGGGCGCGCTGGTGGAAAGTCACTTCCGGAGGCCGCATCGCCTGTCTCCTCTGTCCGCGGGGCTGCGTCATGGAGGAGGGGGAGCGGGGCTTCTGCGGTGTGAGGGGGGTCCGGGACCATGCCCTGGAGACGGAGGCCTGGGGGGGCTCCAGCGGATTCGCTGTGGACCCCATCGAGAAGAAGCCCCTCTTCCACTTCCACCCCGGTGCGCAGGTCCTCTCCTTCGGCACCCGGGGCTGCAACCTCGACTGCGCCTTCTGCCAGAACAGCGGCTTGAGCCGGGGCGGAGCCCCCCTGCGCCGGACCCGCCCCGAGGACATCGTCCGCATGGCCTTGGCCCAGGACTGCCTCGGAGTGGCTTTCACCTACAACGAACCCATCATCTCCG
The sequence above is drawn from the uncultured Holophaga sp. genome and encodes:
- a CDS encoding methyl-accepting chemotaxis protein encodes the protein MMIRHKIQWLSFGSLSLLGVTILGVTFLLLSSHFERQEQDRIRQAMIITQHQIDQRLRGLEQGAAFLASEPAILQGIEGRDTRALEKEGRWIREQLRIPVLLFTDGRGVVLARAHLDRSGDSLVQQPAVAEALRGRPAIGTDTGQVVQMAFTAAVPVLRNGRVVGVVLAGSEGLESHAFTDELRSLTGLECTIFKGRTRLSTTLRGEDGARLGGTMLDNPAILGKVEAGEPYIGTSQVSARTYTAAYWPLRDAQGKVSGMAFIGQDRSHIAQAYLRIFLGILFSVLIFAVVIWFILRRLLKRILLPIGEVASVLREVARGNLQVRVEHMGHDETGVMGCALNETVEHLRRNIGDMASISEQVAAGAAQLASSTEQVVEATVNIHQGAGVQQEALGQSSQDLGRLAGAVAGIHNDSGASAEAAERIAQVSSSCRQEMDASLRSMERILESSGKVGNISGLISGIARQTNLLSLNAAIEAAKAGQFGKGFAVVADEIRKLAERSGDAAREISELIEESGARARQGAESVAAMDGILRQIEAHAQACSDLARKTTGTLEEQAALSRHAAQATLATREVAEGNAAAAFQLKSATQETRQTVGALSALSEKLATMTAEFRLG
- a CDS encoding histidine phosphatase family protein, with translation MTPLFLLRHGPTQASQSGAPCGSLDLPVLPEGQAQWPVVKAELLSKGIERVLTSDLQRARTHAEDLGLPCLVLPGLREQAFGDWEGLPWSEIKGADSFFANTVQGTPPGGESFARCASRALLAVQGALSGEQPTLVLAHGGSLRAILAHFLGLPLDRALDLSWQPFGLTRLDVYAPNRAVLRYHNRSIA
- the cobS gene encoding adenosylcobinamide-GDP ribazoletransferase codes for the protein MRSLVAAFRFLTRIPVPGPATKAEDLAWAVGWFPLVGAVVGLGTAGAFGLALRLWPPMVAAVLAVAFGLLLTGGFHEDGLTDATDGLGGGWTRERILEIMKDSRIGAYGSMALWATLTLRWACLVAMGGRALWLLPLAMVWGRWSVCLILRLLPSISQGLAKEVHKDLRWGAFAFATLLLLAANLGAWRLGIPHLGRTGLAAILATLFWVLYLRHRLGGHSGDTLGAGNQIAEAAALLAMLVA
- the prfB gene encoding peptide chain release factor 2 — its product is MDFESLMRAKNELEPRVRQLVAHLDPERKALELEQIEEKSAAPGFWDDPDAARPVLKARGLLTEDIATAKRLSGGLDDLETALELSRDDSDMLGEAEGVEATLRKDTEAAELRMMLSGDLDQNNAIVAIAPGAGGTESCDWASMLLRMYLRFCEAKGWKTEMIDYQDGDEAGVKGATFIVSAPYAYGYLRAEAGVHRLVRISPFDAAKRRHTSFAAVYVSPELDDTINVDIPEKDLRIDVFRASGAGGQHVNRTESAVRFTHLPTGLVVSCQNERSQIKNRATAMKVLQARLYEIRRREHEEKVAAASGEKSDVAWGSQIRSYVLQPYQMVKDHRNGWETSQTQKVLDGEIEDFIRAQLLAKTLKTEG
- a CDS encoding alpha/beta fold hydrolase, with the translated sequence MDVTRSPLPEDLEPTLRGVMGGRGGVPLAFCRWEHPSPKGRVVISHGYGEHGERYRHTACWLHGLGWSVSAMDHMGFGRSGGPRGDATGIRGFVEDFQSFLYQERHQDALGGRAPRLPQVVLGHSFGGLVALLALLWHPGALDGLVLSSPVLRLRPLPLRLRILQLLLGLVAPHRALDLPGDKGLVCSDPVMVQRYWEDPHCHHWVTAAFPRALAEGARALSGMGGELDRPILLLEAGLDTVADPDAAPGLWEAVPEGLLERYRLAGFRHEILHDIRRGTAQEIVASWLRRVPGNPAAPSAMSV
- the bamD gene encoding outer membrane protein assembly factor BamD; its protein translation is MTPSRACIAPALVALIAVGAIGCGKKTQTLPVKGKVVTATQLLSAGENLLKHQEWEAGRKTLRLLEESYPSSPEFPKAKLLLADSFFFSGMHAYPEAIVEYQSFLSYFPRHERRDYAQYRVALCYYASIENAERDQTSTHQAIDAFQRLVKDYPGSPYVMEAKAKITQCWRRLAESELMVGIFYVKSNHFSGAETRLKQLLETYPDYVDRERAYYWLGEAMRQKKLSPQALEQFQKSYLDSHHKEDFSQLSKAEHAEFAKALRAYDDRELESYRAEARDYYQKLVESYPSSSWAARAKDRLFEMGQSHLREELDS
- a CDS encoding lipopolysaccharide kinase InaA family protein, which codes for MQSPPPLPADWPYRPRPALPGLEVAGPLSLPGLGRGWTLEASRGLSFPEEAQSLGGAFGRGGILSAGDLICRPYRRGGLVRLINRSTYPSPERFRQELQVHRALWEAGFPTIEPLGIAHRRRGWGVEGVFISRFAQGSPWPHCWAAPEVPAELPRAIGALIAWGLWSPDLNATNVMVGPQGILLLDWDKAAWSSAGDLRERYRERLQRSLSKLGAPEEVSDRIRS
- a CDS encoding class III extradiol dioxygenase subunit B-like domain-containing protein — its product is MSIRLPTTAVLMCHAPIVIPAIGGARGRDCALTTAAMAVAARSVVASGVSRVVLLSPHLPRRAEAFSWKSGTRWVGSFAAFGRPDLKMAFEADLEAAEALAHVAARDRVPLDPSGDGPMDHGALVPLWFLGEAGYTGRVLILGFPWELGQGLAECFAMALGEAMDELEGPWGLVASGDMSHRLKAGAPSGYHPRAQDFDRAVVACVEAGTPGGVSGIPAGLRALAAEDVVESLQTAAPLLGGHRGGSRVLSYEGPFGVGYLVAILREEHP